CATGGTCCCATTGGAACTCTGGGCTAAGCGTGTCTGTAAACTGTTGACAATGTCAAAGTCACTGACATTGATGAATAGACAGAGTATGAGATCACGTTAGGTCATCCGATAGGCACCCCAATGACATGCTCCTATGACATTCCTTCACCCAACATTCAGTGGTAAACTTTGATGATTTATGGACAGCTCCGTCTGCAGTGGAACAGAGCACAGCAGCCATTACGACACAGGCCTTTCGTATCAACATTCCTCACCAACTCTCTACAGCGTCAGACTATTAGACCTATCGCTCACCTCAGGGTCCAGATCCAGAGGGCAAGAAGTCACAATGTATGTGACTAATTACATGCTCTTACTAATCACATTAAAATAATTGcataataaatatataacaGTAAACCTCAAATGCAATTAGAAATCaattcaataaaaataaaaaaagttgatGTTCAACAAACAACTTATGTAagaataaaaacatgtttgggTTTGTCTTATAAAAGGAATTTAGGCGAAGAAAAAAATCACAACATTGTTATCTCATTTGCTATAGTTATGCAACTATAACTTCATTAACCAACTAAAATTCGATGACTATTCCTGAATCATTAGGAACACAGGATGTCCTCTCATTGGGACAAAAGAACAAATACAAAGGGCAGCATTGATGCAAAGCTACAAGCCCTAAACCAATGTGAGTCTCAGGGTGAATCCGAGGTACTCTACAGTGGTTAAGCAAACTGTAGGTCATGTTTTGCTGCATTCGAGACAGAGCTGAAAGTGCTCATGTTGTCTGGAGCCTGACGGCCTGTCTCTGATAAACGTACATGTTGTTCCCTCAAATAGCAGCGGTCTGAGATTACTATGGAGAAGACAAAGAGCACCAGTATGTGACAAGACTGCAGAGGGCATGCCTGAATAAACCCCATAGTTGCTGTGGCTGGAGTCATCCGCCAGCTACTTGGCATATACGCCCCAAAGCTATAAATATAAATGATTAGCTTTATCCTCTCCCAAGACCCAGAGCAACGGTGGAGCGACACCCCTGCTTGATACATCAGCTCATTGTCATCCCATGGATAGCACTTGCTGTTTGATAAGTGCCAAAGGGGATGAGCTGGGTATATAAAGGGTGTAAGTGATGCTTCACTGCTCAACAAAGCCAGCTTGTCCAGAGAACTCCTTCTAACTATGAAGCAGTCTTTCTGAACTGTTTGGGAAAATAATAGTTTGTCCCTCTGTATGTGGTGTCATTCAATTTAACTGAGTCACTGGAATAAGACAGATAAAAACCTTATTTGCCTCCCGTGGGAAAGGAAAAGGGAACTTTCGTCTCTGAGTTTTGGTTCCTCTGGTAATACTTTCCATCCACTTCTGCGAAACGAAGCCATGACCGACGACAGTCAAATTCTTCCCCGTCCTCTCTTCCGGCGAGACGAAGACTGGGATCCTTGCCGTGAGTGGACAGAGACCGGACGAATGTTCGACCAGGACTTCAGCATCCCTCTTTTCCTGGAAGCTGGTGATCTGAGCTGGATAGACTGGGCCAAAAAGAGGATGGCATCCACCACCTGGCTAGGGTACATGCGCTCGCCTCACTTCAGCCCCTCCTTAGCTCACCCTCCTGCTGTTGGGGTTCACAGACCCCACGTACCTCTGATCGCAGGAACGTCTGAGATCAGGTCCAACCAGGATGGCTGGAAGGTCAACCTGGACGCTAATCAATTCTCTCCAGAGGAAATAACAATTGTCGTCAAGGGGGACTTCCTGGAGATAGCAGGTACTTGTACTTGTTTTTAAAAGGAAATTATGAAGAATGCGCAGTTAAACAATAGACAGTTTCCAGGTTAATCAACTGCTATGTTGACTTGCTATAATAGTTCTGCACACGTTTGCAAGTACTGCAAGATTTCCATGTAAAGTATGGcatgtaatatttatatttggCGATTTAGCTCACAttattcaattaaatgggttgttataacgaccattcaaatcaggtgagctgtatcagggaaacatctaaaacatgcaggacagcggccgatgaggaccagggtttgacATCCCTGGTTTAATCCAAAGCATAATACAGTAGAGGGAAGATTTGAACCTGAGCCCTTTTGATCTATGGCCAAGTGAtttaaccactgagctgtacccttCCTGCAAATTTTTTCACAATTTCTCTCAAATTAAGGAAAACATAAGGAGAGACAGGATGAACACGGAACCATCTCAAGGTGCTTCACCAGGAAATATAAGTAAGTCTTCATTgtagatttgatccaatttagGTGATCAAAACCATTTCTTGTTTAATTGCAATTGGTTTAGTAGAATGTTAAACTAAACATCCTTGAAGGAATGTGTTTGAAATGTCTTCTTACAGTATGTGGCAATATTTCAATGTAAAGTTTATATAATTATTCTTATGAAGTCTAAATTGTGCATCATCTTGCAGGCTGCCACAGGGGGTGAACCTGCAGCACATCAGCTCCTCTCTGAACAGTGAGGGGATTCTGTGTGTGGAGGCACCCAGTCCAGGGACtaccagcctcagcctcccaaGCACTGACATTATCATCCCTATTCAGATCAAACACGAACTGGAGGGTGATAAGTGAGGCTGGTGGTCAGGCATTGCATTTTAGCATTAGTCTTAGAGCACAGTTCGGATGATGCTTTccagacacacactgttgttcctcatgtgaatgtttagcaggctttTGCAGCATAAATGCCACGCACAGTGACCACAAGCTTGTCTTCCCTTACGGGATACAGTGTGTGCTGTTTTGTAAGCCTTCTATTGGACAAGAATAGAGTTATGGTAGTTTTTTAACATGGGCCACAACTGTAGCTAAAGTAGAATGAGAACACTAAGCCAAGACCAATTGTTTATTCTAAAACTGTTGTGCTGTAGTACCTCCTCAGTTTAGTTTCTTTGGGATTTACAATGAAGAATgctacaaaataaatgtatatgcaTAACATCTCTGTCTAATAAAATACTAGTATAGTAAAGTATGAATCATCCCTAGTGCGAATCTTTGGATTTTAGGACTTTGTTTTGTTGGGAAAAATCTATAGGATAAACAGGGTCAATGATTGAAGTCAAACAAGCGAAACAGGAAGATAACACTTGTGTTGcgtgtgggaatgtgtgttgGTCTAACTGTTTTTCTGGACCATGGAACCGGCAGTTACTGCCGACCCATCACACCCAACCCTGTTCAGGGTAATCTAGGGGACAGGCTGTGCTGAATTACAAACTACTTAATGCATGATTACTTGGTTCAATTGCTAGTAAATGGAGTGGACAACATGTAAATAAACAGATTACTAAATAATTGTCTGATCAGTGAAGGAGCCACCAGCAGCTGTGGAGAGTGCTTATTTTGAAACATTTAGAATACAATTTACTGTATGTTTTGATGTGAACAGTGGTCCTGTGGAAAGACAAACATCAACAAACTCTTTTGAAATGTCAGCATCAATTAATTGCATTAATTTGGCATATTATTATAAAGGTTGGCTTTCTATTATGAGTATACATCTTTTCTATGTTGTGTAGTCATGAATCAAACACACTATACCGATTCTGTAAGTGCCATACTACTGCCCATTAAACCACACATGATTTCAGGGCAATCTTGAATGATGTCCTCAAGGTGGAGCTATAACAGTTGCCTAGAACCCCTCCACTCTGGTGACGTCCATTACAAAAACATGTTCTGTCTCTAGTAGCCACGGTAAACAACAAAGATGGATATAACTTTTTTCTTCATGAAAACATCAAATAGTTCAGTAAACTATATCCTCTGTTGTTTTTTACTGAGTTTGTTAAATGTTTATCATTTTGGGACCATGCCATCATCAtggttccatagttttgggcaGGTCTAGCTAAAAATAAATTGAACAAAGTGTAGATAGAGGGTGTGTATTATAGTACCCATAACACAAGCACAGTCCATAATTGGGTTGTCATCGCTGTGCCGGCTCTACAGacagaaaaaaactgtaacgtaaaagagtcagatggctgagcggtgagggagtcaggctagtaatcagaaggttgccggatcaattcccagccgtgccaaatgacgttgtgtccttgggcaaggcacttcaccctacttgcctcggggggaatgtccctgtacttactgtaagtcgctctggataagagcatcagctaaatgacaatgtaaaatgtaaaaggtGTTGGCTCTGCCATTGGTATTCTCCCCAATGTGTTTccacaacaaaaaaactaaattgaAGGTAGATAACCCTCTCACATACAAGGCCATCTAGGAGGGCATGTCTTGAATAACACTGGATCTGGAACACAAGTTCACTATGGAAGGTATGCAATCTTTGCTTTCTGCTGTGATGACAACAATTATGTTTGACCCTCTCTGttggaagacaaaaaaaaaataaaaaaacagctAGCCATTTAGTTTATTAGCTAAGAGGCagataatatatattatatatataatatattatatgcCTCttgattataaatatatatatatattcttttgcaaaataaatttacatttaattaTATTTCTTGTTTTTAAATAGATTTTAGGATTAGATATACTAACATTCAATGATTCGTATGCTTAACAGTCTTATCACACAAAAAATCCATCATACAGAGTAAATGATTTAAAAGCCTCACAGTAAGCAAATCTTTCACGATGAAGCTCCTCTGAAGGAGAAAAATTAATTAAACCAAATCTGTCTCCATGTACTGTGTAACGTTTGAATGTATTTATAACCTATTTTAAACAAGATGAGGCCTGAGGTAGCAAATatacacataaaacacacatttacaaaatgacAAACTCTAACATGGAAGTATACAATACCTTAACCTCCAAAAagtcacacaaaaaaaattctgttctgtttttatttttttattttattttttattccccttagtattagctagaccccccttagtattagctagactttgctccttttgtatagttagtccacatatttaagtttcaatattcctatatgtttaatgtatgcacctccctgccaaagtaaattccttgtttgtgcaaacattcatggcgaataaaatcccttctgagtCTGTTCTGATAACACAGAGAAACAGTGGCACCAAGTGTTTTATTTGAGGATGACCACATccttaaaataaacaaaaacaaaagaggATACTAGTAATCACATTCCATTAATCAGCACAATACAGTAAAATTACTTTGGGGGGGGGTCTATGGATGAGGCAGATCTATTGACAATCATCAATATTTAGATTGTGACGTTTGTTATGATAGCTAGTGTTTATTAATTCTACTGTAATTGATTGTGTCCCAGGTGATTCACCATGTTGGCTAGCAGTTGACTCATCCAGTGGATCGTCATCAGTCAATATACGATTGCACCACACAGAAAAGAATGAATCAGAAAAATGCTTATTTATACGTTTTTCTGTATTGTTCCTCAGCTCATGGTTTTCTTTAACACATAAGCAACGTACTCAGAATACGCTGACTGTTTGTCCAGTTAGAGTTCTATTTTTcataaatgtttgtgtttgttgcaAAGGTCATAGTTTAATGTTATTGCTTCTtcagacatacaaaacagtcTAGACATATCATTTTAAGAAATCAAATGCAAATCGTTAATTTGCTGTTGTGGATTATTCTGGttggatttttgttgttgtcatctAACAGCATTTTTTTGTCCAATTGTGTTGTTTAATTTACCAGTATTATTAATGTGAAATCATGCAGTGTCTCTTTAAATAAAAagggaatgagagacagagagaatgaataCAAAGAACTAGAAACTACTACCTTGAGAAACTGAGGATAAAATCTCATATTAAAAATGCTTTGGAATTTAGATGGAAAATCTTTCAAATTACAATTtacagaaaataaatatatttaggaTTTGTCTGTATTTGAATGTCTTGTATTCATAGACTATGCCACATATAATCATGGGAacacaataaacacatttcACTCTTAattctttttaaaatgtttttttttttaaggagatGGACGAGAACATTTTGTCTCAATCTCCATCTTCAAATTGTCTTTTTCCTCCCCCTGTGTTCCCTTGATTGCCTCCGATAGGCGTTGCATAATTCACCCTTTCCCACCGGATCCATTTgggccctcctctccaggaagaGGGGACGCCAGACAAGGACTGCCTTCAgcagctgcctctctctctctctctctctagccccgTGCCTGCCGTCGCTCTGCGATGCCCCGTTCATTTTTAGCGAGGAGCTGCAGGCAGTAGC
The Hypomesus transpacificus isolate Combined female chromosome 22, fHypTra1, whole genome shotgun sequence genome window above contains:
- the LOC124483822 gene encoding heat shock protein beta-1-like; amino-acid sequence: MTDDSQILPRPLFRRDEDWDPCREWTETGRMFDQDFSIPLFLEAGDLSWIDWAKKRMASTTWLGYMRSPHFSPSLAHPPAVGVHRPHVPLIAGTSEIRSNQDGWKVNLDANQFSPEEITIVVKGDFLEIAGKHKERQDEHGTISRCFTRKYKLPQGVNLQHISSSLNSEGILCVEAPSPGTTSLSLPSTDIIIPIQIKHELEGDK